A genomic region of Macaca thibetana thibetana isolate TM-01 chromosome 14, ASM2454274v1, whole genome shotgun sequence contains the following coding sequences:
- the POLD4 gene encoding DNA polymerase delta subunit 4 isoform X1 has product MGRKRLITDSYPVVKRREGPAGHSKGELASELGEEPQPRDEEEAELELLRQFDLAWQYGPCTASGISIPYEAPRMTSCPWLSCSSPKNLRTEARAHCSCSAQPRCGGTLGRQNLEVSEAQLLHLTSRLSEPPWKSLCS; this is encoded by the exons ATGGGCCGGAAGCGGCTCATCACTGATTCCTACCCGGTTGTGAAAAGGAGGGAGGGGCCCGCTGGGCACAGCAAGGGGGAGCTGGCATCCGAGCTAG GGGAGGAGCCCCAGCCCCGCGACGAGGAGGAAGCGGAGCTGGAGCTGCTGAGGCAGTTTGACCTGGCCTGGCAGTACGGGCCCTGCACCG CCTCTGGCATCTCTATCCCCTATGAGGCACCACGTATGACCTCCTGCCCTTGGCTCTCTTGCTCATCACCCAAGAATCTCAGGACAGAAGCAAGAGCCCATTGCTCCTGCTCAGCTCAGCCCCGCTGCGGAGGAACCCTTGGCAGGCAGAACCTGGAGGTGTCAGAGGCTCAACTCCTCCATCTAACCAGCAGGCTCTCAGAGCCCCCCTGGAAGAGCCTGTGCAGCTGA
- the POLD4 gene encoding DNA polymerase delta subunit 4 isoform X2, with product MGRKRLITDSYPVVKRREGPAGHSKGELASELGEEPQPRDEEEAELELLRQFDLAWQYGPCTGITRLQRWCRAKQMGLEPPPEVWEVLKTHPGDPRFQCSLWHLYPL from the exons ATGGGCCGGAAGCGGCTCATCACTGATTCCTACCCGGTTGTGAAAAGGAGGGAGGGGCCCGCTGGGCACAGCAAGGGGGAGCTGGCATCCGAGCTAG GGGAGGAGCCCCAGCCCCGCGACGAGGAGGAAGCGGAGCTGGAGCTGCTGAGGCAGTTTGACCTGGCCTGGCAGTACGGGCCCTGCACCG GGATCACACGGCTGCAGCGCTGGTGTCGGGCCAAGCAGATGGGCTTGGAGCCTCCCCCAGAGGTGTGGGAGGTGCTGAAGACCCACCCCGGAGATCCCCGCTTCCAGTGCAG CCTCTGGCATCTCTATCCCCTATGA